The Acetomicrobium sp. S15 = DSM 107314 sequence CTGCCCTTCAGCCGTAGCTCCGCCATGGCTTCCCATAGCCGGGACGACGAAAGGCTTGGCGCCCTTTTCTCTTAAAGATTCCGCTATCGCCTTGACTATGGAAGAAATATTATTTATGCCGCGGCTTCCTGCCGTTATGGCTATGCGTTTGCCCTCTAAATTAGAGGGTAAGACCTTGTTGAGTTCCTCTTTCGTAGTTTGCCGCACGTCGTCGAGTTTTTGCTTGTTGAATCTTTGCTCAATCCAGAACATTCTCGGCAGGTCGAAATCCAATCCACCTTCGACCTTGACATTGACCTTCTCCCATAACATAGGGCACACCACCCTTTCGCGTAATGGTAAGCTTTCAACTATTGTACCAGTATTATACCAGCGTGCGTTTAATCGTATCCAAAAAGCTTAGGCAAGAGCATGGAAATAGAAGGAACATACGTAATCAACAAAAGTGTGGCCACCTGAACTAATACGAATGGCAAAATAGCCCTACTTATCCTTTCAAGGGATATCTTGGCAATGCCGCAGGCAATAAAAAGACACAAACCCACCGGTGGAGTGGCCAAACCAATGATAAGGTTGATTACGACTACCAATCCAAAGTGCAGGGGGTGGATGCCTAACGCTATTGCTATAGGGGTTAATATAGGAGTGACTAATATGATGGCCGGCGTGGGATCCATAAAACACCCCAAAAACAACAAGAGCACATTGACGCATAAGAGATAAACGAAGGGGTTGTCAGTTAAGGAAAGGAAGAAATTGGCGGCAATCTGGGGCACCTGCTGGGTAGCCAAGATCCACGAGACAATGCTGGACATCCCGACGACCACAAGCACTACACCGCTTCCTATGCCGCTATTGAGGAGCGCTCGCGTCAACCCCTTAAGGTCCAATTCATGTGTGACGAAAAAGCCCACGATCACGGCGTATGCGACGGCTACTGCGGAGGCTTCCGTAGGGGTAAAGATGCCGGAAAGGATGCCGCCTAAGATAATTATAGGCATCATAAGCACCAAAATCGCCCTCCGGAAGATGCGGATGAACTCCATAGGGCTTATCCGTGTTTCTCTGCGAGGGTAGTTTCTTTTTAAAGATATCATATAATTATAAATCATCATAGCCACACCAATTAATATGCCCGGTATAGCTCCCGCCAAGAAAAGCCCCGCGATGGAAACATTGCCCGCAGCCACAGCATAAATCACCAAGGGGATGCTGGGCGGAATGATTGGACCGACTACGGAAGAAGCTGCTGTTATGGCGGCACTGTAATCGACGTCGTATCCGCCCTCAACCATCATAGGTATTTCCATAGCACCCAAGGCAGCGGTATCCGCCAACGCAGAGCCGGTGATGCCGGCAAAGAGCATGCTGGCAACTATGTTGACGTGGCCTAACCCACCTCGAATATGTCCTACCAAGGCGTCGGCGAACTTAAAAAGCCGCGTGAGCATTCCTCCCGAAAACATCAACTCTCCTGCCAACATAAAGAACGGTATCGCCATTAGGGGAAAGGAATCTATGCCGGTAAACATACGTTGCACCATCAACTTTAACGGTATACTACCCCAACTTGAAAGCGAACAAAGGGCGCTGACTCCCAAAGAAAACCCTATAGGCATGCCGAAAAATATGCATATTATTAAGGCGATCAAAAGGACTGTTAATACCATTTGCTAAACACCTCCAAAAAATAAATAAACTTTTATTTAACCTCTCCTTGTGAAGTAGGGCTCTCTTCTGGCAAAGGCACAATAATGTCGCGGAGGTTTTCAAGAAATGACGGCAAGAGCTGTAAAAGCATAAAAAATGAGCCTATAGGAACAGACGCATACGGCCAAGCCATAGATACCATCATGGCTGGAGAGCGTTGAAAAGCTATATCATGACACAAAAAATACCCTTCCTTGATAAGGACGAAAAAGAGAACAAACAACGGAATCTTAATCAAAAGCGATATCCAAAGTTGCATCCTCGAAGAGAAGAGTTTCCTTACGAAGAGCTCCACCCCTATATGAGAGCCGATTCTGATCCCCATTCCGGCTCCAAGAAAAGCTATCCAGGCCATTAAAAATCGTGCCAATTCCTCAGACCAGGGGAAAGGGCTTTTGGCTAT is a genomic window containing:
- a CDS encoding TRAP transporter large permease; amino-acid sequence: MVLTVLLIALIICIFFGMPIGFSLGVSALCSLSSWGSIPLKLMVQRMFTGIDSFPLMAIPFFMLAGELMFSGGMLTRLFKFADALVGHIRGGLGHVNIVASMLFAGITGSALADTAALGAMEIPMMVEGGYDVDYSAAITAASSVVGPIIPPSIPLVIYAVAAGNVSIAGLFLAGAIPGILIGVAMMIYNYMISLKRNYPRRETRISPMEFIRIFRRAILVLMMPIIILGGILSGIFTPTEASAVAVAYAVIVGFFVTHELDLKGLTRALLNSGIGSGVVLVVVGMSSIVSWILATQQVPQIAANFFLSLTDNPFVYLLCVNVLLLFLGCFMDPTPAIILVTPILTPIAIALGIHPLHFGLVVVINLIIGLATPPVGLCLFIACGIAKISLERISRAILPFVLVQVATLLLITYVPSISMLLPKLFGYD
- a CDS encoding TRAP transporter small permease — translated: MTQLVLIAKKISNITANIAKVIIIGMMGIMAVVIIAQVYMRYIAKSPFPWSEELARFLMAWIAFLGAGMGIRIGSHIGVELFVRKLFSSRMQLWISLLIKIPLFVLFFVLIKEGYFLCHDIAFQRSPAMMVSMAWPYASVPIGSFFMLLQLLPSFLENLRDIIVPLPEESPTSQGEVK